A stretch of Candidatus Sphingomonas phytovorans DNA encodes these proteins:
- a CDS encoding response regulator transcription factor has protein sequence MRVLLIEDEPTTAKAIELMLTTEGFNVYTTDLGEEGLDLGKLYDYDIILLDLNLPDMHGYDVLKKLRVARVQTPVLILSGINEMDSKVRSFGFGADDYVTKPFHREELTARIHAVVRRSKGHSQSVIRTGKLAVNLDAKTVEVDGSRVHLTGKEYAMLELLSLRKGTTLTKEMFLNHLYGGMDEPELKIIDVFICKLRKKLSLACEGENYIETVWGRGYVLRDADEIGAPVAEVA, from the coding sequence ATGCGCGTGCTGCTGATCGAAGACGAGCCGACGACCGCCAAGGCGATCGAGCTCATGCTGACGACCGAAGGCTTCAATGTCTACACGACCGATCTGGGCGAGGAAGGCCTCGATCTGGGCAAACTGTATGATTACGACATCATCCTGCTCGACCTGAACCTGCCGGACATGCACGGCTATGACGTGCTGAAGAAGCTTCGGGTCGCCCGGGTGCAGACGCCGGTGCTGATCCTGTCGGGCATCAACGAGATGGATTCCAAGGTGCGCAGCTTCGGCTTCGGCGCCGACGATTACGTCACCAAGCCTTTCCACCGCGAAGAGCTGACCGCGCGCATCCACGCCGTGGTCCGCCGTTCCAAGGGCCATAGCCAGTCGGTCATCCGCACGGGCAAGCTCGCCGTGAACCTCGACGCCAAGACGGTCGAGGTCGATGGCAGCCGCGTCCACCTGACCGGCAAGGAATATGCGATGCTCGAGCTGCTGTCGCTCCGCAAGGGCACGACGCTGACCAAGGAAATGTTCCTGAATCACCTGTATGGCGGCATGGACGAGCCCGAACTCAAGATCATCGACGTCTTCATCTGCAAGCTCCGCAAGAAGCTGAGCCTTGCCTGCGAGGGCGAGAACTATATCGAGACCGTCTGGGGCCGCGGCTATGTGCTGCGCGACGCGGACGAAATCGGCGCACCGGTCGCCGAGGTCGCCTGA
- a CDS encoding GIY-YIG nuclease family protein has translation MFPQELPFVRERQPCIYILASAFYGRLYTGVTSNLIGRIQQHRDGTFDGFTKQYNIKRLVWFEAGDTMDGAIAREKTIKKWRRDWRINLIERDNPAWNDLAVGFGFDQLP, from the coding sequence ATGTTTCCGCAAGAACTGCCCTTTGTGAGAGAGCGGCAACCCTGCATCTACATCCTGGCAAGCGCCTTTTACGGGCGTCTCTATACCGGTGTGACCTCGAATCTTATCGGCCGTATCCAGCAGCACCGCGACGGTACGTTTGATGGCTTCACCAAGCAGTACAACATCAAGCGTCTCGTCTGGTTCGAGGCGGGCGACACGATGGACGGCGCGATTGCACGCGAAAAGACGATCAAGAAGTGGCGGCGCGACTGGCGCATCAACCTGATCGAGCGCGACAATCCGGCCTGGAATGATCTTGCTGTAGGGTTCGGGTTCGATCAGTTGCCGTAG
- a CDS encoding amidohydrolase family protein, whose amino-acid sequence MRLLVAAAAALAFSAPAFADALVDNVNGMTLDKDGKVVHFNGLLMTPDGKVIRLMQPSDKRPEKLDWRADMKGKVLLPGFIDAHGHVMELGFRDVELDLSGTKSLDEALARIAAYVAANPDKKWVLGGGWNQEAWGLGRFPTAADLDAVVSDRPVWLSRADGHASWGNSAAMKAAGVTLKSVAPPGGRIEKTGLQPNGVFVDAAMELVAKAVPQPLPKDRDAAFLKAQARLLSLGITATADMGTSLDDWLSYRRAGDAGALRIRIMSYSSGVETAIRVGGAGPTSWLYADRLRMGGVKLYADGALGSRGAWLKAPYSDVPKQSGLGFMADDVIRNLMSRAAMDNYQVAVHAIGDKANAQVLDAIEELSETYKGDRRWRIEHAQIVDPADLPRFGQHGTIASMQPVHQTSDRAMAEARLGPARLAGAYAWASMLKNGAVLAFGSDYPVESPDPFAGWAAGFTRQDAEGQPYGGWRPEEKLTREQAWWAFTGAAAYAGFAEEKFGRLAPGQRADFIIVDRDPLLASPGDLRATKVEETWVGGHKEFVRK is encoded by the coding sequence GTGAGGCTCCTTGTCGCGGCGGCGGCCGCACTCGCATTTTCCGCACCCGCTTTCGCCGATGCCCTGGTCGACAATGTCAACGGCATGACGCTCGACAAGGATGGCAAGGTCGTCCACTTTAACGGCCTGCTGATGACGCCCGACGGCAAGGTCATCCGGCTGATGCAGCCCAGCGACAAGCGTCCGGAGAAACTTGACTGGCGCGCCGATATGAAGGGGAAGGTCCTGCTCCCCGGCTTCATCGACGCGCATGGTCATGTGATGGAACTGGGCTTTCGCGATGTCGAACTCGATCTGTCGGGCACGAAATCGCTCGACGAGGCCCTGGCCAGGATCGCTGCTTATGTCGCGGCGAATCCTGACAAGAAATGGGTCCTCGGCGGTGGCTGGAACCAGGAGGCATGGGGCCTTGGCCGCTTCCCGACCGCGGCCGATCTCGATGCGGTGGTGAGCGATCGTCCGGTCTGGCTGTCCCGCGCCGACGGCCATGCGAGCTGGGGCAACAGCGCCGCGATGAAGGCGGCAGGCGTTACCCTCAAAAGCGTTGCGCCGCCGGGCGGCCGGATCGAGAAGACCGGCCTGCAGCCGAACGGCGTGTTCGTCGACGCGGCGATGGAGCTGGTCGCCAAGGCCGTGCCGCAGCCTTTGCCCAAGGATCGCGACGCAGCCTTCCTCAAGGCGCAGGCGCGGCTGCTCAGCCTCGGCATCACCGCGACGGCTGACATGGGCACCAGTCTTGACGACTGGCTCAGCTATCGCCGCGCCGGAGATGCGGGCGCGCTCCGCATCCGCATCATGAGCTACAGCAGCGGTGTCGAGACGGCGATCCGGGTCGGCGGGGCAGGGCCCACCTCCTGGCTCTACGCCGATCGGCTGCGGATGGGCGGCGTGAAGCTTTATGCCGATGGTGCGCTCGGTTCGCGCGGCGCGTGGCTCAAGGCTCCTTATAGCGACGTTCCCAAACAGTCGGGCCTTGGCTTCATGGCCGACGACGTGATCCGCAACCTGATGAGCCGCGCGGCGATGGACAATTACCAGGTCGCGGTCCACGCGATCGGCGACAAGGCCAATGCGCAGGTACTCGATGCGATCGAGGAACTGTCCGAAACCTACAAGGGCGATCGCCGCTGGCGGATCGAGCATGCCCAGATCGTCGATCCGGCCGACCTGCCGCGCTTCGGCCAGCACGGCACGATCGCGTCGATGCAGCCGGTGCACCAGACGTCCGACCGCGCGATGGCGGAGGCGCGGCTCGGCCCGGCCCGGCTCGCGGGGGCCTATGCCTGGGCTTCGATGCTGAAGAACGGCGCGGTGCTGGCGTTCGGCTCGGACTATCCGGTCGAGAGCCCGGATCCCTTTGCCGGCTGGGCGGCGGGGTTCACCCGGCAGGATGCTGAAGGCCAGCCCTATGGCGGCTGGCGGCCGGAGGAAAAGCTGACTCGCGAACAGGCCTGGTGGGCGTTCACGGGCGCGGCCGCCTATGCCGGGTTCGCGGAAGAGAAATTCGGCCGGCTCGCACCCGGCCAGCGCGCCGACTTCATCATCGTCGACCGGGATCCGTTGCTGGCAAGCCCAGGCGATTTGCGCGCCACGAAGGTCGAGGAGACCTGGGTCGGCGGGCACAAGGAGTTCGTGCGGAAATAG
- a CDS encoding NAD(P)-dependent oxidoreductase has translation MSNIAFIGTGVMGAPMAGHLAAAGHSVTVYNRSRAKAEAWAGKHGGTVAATPAEAAAGKDAVFSCVGNDDDLAEVMLGVDGAFGAMAAGSLFVDHTTVSAQIARWLAEEGGARGLLVVDAPVSGGQAGAENGKLSIMCGGTAEAMAVAEPLMQAYALRIVHIGAAGAGQTTKMVNQIAIAGVVQGVAEALRFAQIAGLDTDKVFEAVSGGAASSWQMVNRWATMSEDKFDFGFAVDWMRKDLGLTLDEARRNGATLPLTALVDQFYADVQKMGGGRNDTSSLVRRLPR, from the coding sequence ATGAGCAATATCGCATTCATCGGAACCGGAGTGATGGGCGCGCCGATGGCGGGGCATCTCGCCGCCGCCGGCCACAGCGTCACCGTCTACAACCGCTCGCGCGCCAAGGCCGAGGCCTGGGCCGGGAAACATGGCGGCACGGTCGCGGCGACCCCGGCCGAGGCCGCGGCCGGCAAGGATGCGGTGTTCAGCTGTGTCGGCAATGACGACGACTTGGCCGAGGTGATGCTGGGCGTCGACGGTGCGTTCGGCGCGATGGCGGCGGGCAGCCTGTTCGTCGATCACACCACTGTCTCAGCGCAGATCGCGCGTTGGCTGGCGGAAGAGGGCGGGGCCAGGGGCTTGCTCGTGGTCGATGCCCCCGTCTCGGGTGGCCAGGCGGGCGCCGAAAACGGCAAGCTCTCGATCATGTGCGGCGGCACCGCCGAGGCGATGGCCGTGGCTGAGCCGCTGATGCAGGCCTATGCGCTGCGCATCGTCCATATCGGCGCGGCGGGTGCGGGCCAGACGACCAAGATGGTCAACCAGATCGCGATCGCGGGCGTGGTGCAGGGCGTGGCGGAAGCACTGCGTTTCGCGCAGATTGCCGGCCTCGACACCGACAAGGTATTCGAGGCGGTATCGGGCGGCGCTGCGTCGAGCTGGCAGATGGTCAATCGCTGGGCGACGATGAGCGAGGACAAGTTCGATTTCGGCTTCGCGGTCGACTGGATGCGCAAGGATCTCGGCCTCACGCTTGACGAGGCACGGCGGAACGGAGCCACGCTGCCGCTGACGGCGCTGGTCGATCAATTCTATGCCGACGTCCAGAAGATGGGTGGCGGTCGCAACGATACGAGCTCGCTGGTGCGCAGGTTGCCGCGGTGA
- a CDS encoding threonine ammonia-lyase, translated as MATDPLPAAETLPVTLADVKAAHARIATSIVRTPTFISKTLSRLTGATVYLKFENLQFTAAYKERGALNTLLQLGPETKGVIAASAGNHAQGLAYHANRLGIPATIVMPTTTPTVKVTQTEGHGATVVLFGTTFDAAYAHARELETERGLTFVHPFDDVRVIAGQGTVALEMLEDAPAIDTFITPIGGGGLISGTATVARAADHPVEVIGVQAELFPSMYNRLNGTDLPCAGDTLAEGIAVKEPGGITSRMVKALVDDIVLVSERSLEESVSLLLQIEKTVVEGAGAAGLAALLQHPERFKGKTVGIILCGGNIDTRLLANVLLRDLARSGRLARLRIRLQDQPGALFNVARIFDAERVNIIEIYHQRVFTTLPAKGLITDIECETRDKAHLDRLMAALRADGYEVSPVELA; from the coding sequence ATGGCTACCGATCCCCTGCCCGCCGCCGAAACGCTCCCCGTCACCCTGGCCGACGTCAAGGCGGCGCATGCGCGGATCGCCACGTCGATCGTCCGGACGCCCACCTTCATCAGCAAGACGCTGTCCAGGCTGACCGGCGCCACCGTCTATCTGAAGTTCGAGAACCTTCAGTTCACCGCAGCCTATAAGGAGCGCGGCGCACTCAACACGCTGTTGCAGCTCGGCCCGGAGACCAAGGGCGTGATCGCCGCCTCGGCCGGCAACCACGCACAGGGCCTGGCGTATCACGCCAACCGGCTCGGCATTCCCGCGACGATCGTGATGCCGACCACGACGCCGACGGTGAAGGTCACCCAGACCGAGGGCCACGGCGCGACGGTCGTGCTGTTCGGCACCACCTTCGACGCAGCCTATGCCCATGCCCGCGAGCTTGAAACGGAGCGCGGCCTGACCTTCGTCCATCCGTTCGACGATGTCCGGGTGATCGCGGGCCAGGGCACCGTCGCGCTGGAGATGCTGGAAGATGCCCCGGCGATCGACACCTTCATCACGCCGATCGGCGGCGGCGGGCTGATCTCCGGCACGGCGACGGTCGCCCGCGCGGCCGACCATCCGGTCGAAGTGATCGGCGTGCAGGCCGAGCTGTTCCCGTCAATGTATAACCGCCTCAACGGCACCGACCTGCCCTGCGCCGGCGACACGCTCGCCGAGGGCATCGCGGTGAAGGAGCCGGGCGGGATCACGTCGCGCATGGTGAAGGCGCTTGTCGACGACATCGTGCTGGTCAGCGAGCGCAGCCTGGAGGAATCGGTCAGCCTGCTGCTCCAGATCGAGAAGACCGTGGTCGAGGGCGCCGGCGCGGCGGGTCTGGCCGCGCTGCTCCAGCATCCCGAGCGCTTCAAGGGCAAGACCGTCGGCATCATCCTGTGCGGCGGCAATATCGACACGCGGCTGCTCGCCAATGTGCTGCTGCGCGACCTGGCCCGGTCGGGCCGGCTCGCGCGCCTGCGCATCAGGCTGCAGGACCAGCCGGGCGCGTTGTTCAATGTCGCCCGGATCTTCGACGCCGAACGGGTCAACATCATCGAAATCTATCACCAGCGCGTGTTCACCACGCTGCCGGCCAAGGGCCTGATCACCGACATCGAGTGCGAGACGCGCGACAAGGCGCATCTCGACCGGCTGATGGCGGCGTTGCGCGCGGATGGGTACGAAGTCAGTCCGGTCGAACTCGCCTGA
- a CDS encoding arginyltransferase, with protein MTAPFRFPRFFVTSPSPCPYLPGRQERKVFTELNGPHAGDLNDALGRIGFRRSQSVAYRPSCAGCTACVSVRVVASDFVPNATQRKQIRRNADLEVSPCRAWATDEQYQLLRRYLASRHPGGGMADMDEGDYADMVEHSPVNSYIIEYREPSQNGVRGRLIGACLTDQQADGLSMIYSFFDAEHSLRAGMGNMIIMDHILRARSIGLPYVYLGYWVKGSERMAYKTRYRPIEVLGPTGWTVLTDEDATYAPPAQKNVLMADELA; from the coding sequence GTGACCGCGCCATTTCGTTTTCCGCGCTTCTTCGTGACGAGCCCGTCCCCCTGCCCCTATCTGCCGGGGCGCCAGGAGCGGAAGGTCTTCACCGAGCTGAACGGCCCGCACGCCGGCGATCTCAACGACGCACTGGGCCGGATCGGCTTCCGCCGCAGCCAGTCGGTCGCGTACCGGCCGAGTTGCGCCGGCTGCACCGCCTGCGTCTCGGTCCGTGTCGTCGCGTCGGATTTCGTACCCAACGCCACCCAGCGCAAACAGATCCGCCGCAATGCGGACCTTGAGGTCAGCCCCTGCCGCGCCTGGGCGACCGACGAGCAATATCAGCTTCTGCGCCGCTATCTCGCTTCGCGCCATCCCGGCGGCGGCATGGCCGACATGGACGAAGGCGATTATGCCGACATGGTCGAGCATTCGCCGGTCAACAGCTACATCATCGAATATCGCGAGCCATCGCAGAACGGCGTGCGCGGACGGCTGATCGGGGCGTGCCTGACCGACCAGCAGGCGGACGGGCTGTCGATGATCTACAGCTTCTTCGACGCCGAACATTCGCTGCGCGCCGGCATGGGCAACATGATCATCATGGACCATATCCTGCGCGCGCGGAGCATCGGCTTGCCTTATGTCTATCTCGGCTATTGGGTGAAGGGGTCGGAGCGCATGGCGTACAAGACGCGCTATCGCCCGATCGAAGTGCTTGGCCCGACCGGCTGGACCGTGCTGACCGACGAGGACGCGACCTACGCGCCGCCCGCGCAGAAGAACGTGCTGATGGCGGACGAACTGGCCTGA
- a CDS encoding transglutaminase family protein, with protein MRITVDHRTIYRFSVPQGRLTQMLRLTPEDTHDQTVAGWQLHVDCDARMRPGRDGFGNRVTMLYVEGPIGHIEISVSGEVLTNSSNGIVHGAHEPLPPPLFLRTTPLTEPSVALAGFAAEAVDGRDDPVERLHALNLAFHRRFALDRGRPVSGRTVAEAFMLESATPRDFAQMFAAAARGLGVPARYVSGYSSVCVIGDTPPAPHGWAEAWVEGLGWVAFDPCTGLSADEAHARVAVALDSAGAAPVAGSRLGEGSEELDVDLHVGRGSPQD; from the coding sequence ATGCGGATAACGGTCGACCACCGAACGATCTATCGCTTCTCGGTGCCGCAAGGGCGCCTCACCCAGATGCTCCGCCTCACGCCGGAGGATACGCACGACCAGACCGTCGCGGGCTGGCAGCTCCATGTGGATTGCGATGCGCGGATGCGCCCGGGTCGCGACGGCTTCGGCAACCGGGTGACGATGCTCTATGTCGAGGGCCCGATCGGCCATATCGAGATATCCGTCTCGGGCGAGGTGCTGACCAATAGCTCCAACGGCATCGTCCATGGCGCGCACGAGCCGCTGCCGCCACCGCTGTTCCTGCGCACGACGCCGCTGACCGAACCGAGCGTCGCGCTGGCCGGGTTCGCGGCGGAGGCGGTGGACGGCAGAGATGATCCGGTAGAACGGCTTCACGCGCTGAACCTGGCCTTCCACCGGCGTTTCGCGCTTGATCGCGGCCGTCCCGTTTCCGGGCGGACCGTGGCGGAGGCATTCATGCTGGAGAGTGCGACGCCGCGCGATTTTGCGCAGATGTTCGCCGCCGCTGCGCGCGGGCTCGGTGTGCCGGCGCGCTACGTTTCCGGCTACAGCTCGGTCTGCGTCATCGGCGACACGCCACCGGCGCCGCATGGCTGGGCTGAGGCCTGGGTCGAGGGGCTCGGCTGGGTTGCGTTCGATCCCTGCACCGGGCTGTCGGCTGACGAGGCGCATGCGCGTGTCGCGGTGGCGCTTGATTCCGCTGGCGCCGCACCCGTTGCCGGATCAAGGCTCGGCGAAGGCAGTGAAGAACTCGACGTGGACCTGCACGTCGGAAGGGGAAGTCCGCAGGATTGA
- a CDS encoding alpha-E domain-containing protein — protein MLSRTASSLYWLGRYIERADFIARLVEATVRLDVLSPRPAGEAAWASALAVTETDAAFAATGETMTQQHVVRFLTLDGSHPGSIVRCLDMARNNARAVRTALTREAWTAINRVWLIFHSRSSPGGVTATLGLVDAVKTEARGFEGAIHRMLRNQTTWFIRLGQAVERADNTARLLDVKYHLLLPEGEQVGGVVDRDQWTTILQTVSAVTAYRWLYSEGLRPSNVIDLLISRAELPRSLAASAEETLEILNLLAKRTGLHGEADRMARMRQQRLGKTRSGEVIANGLHQYLQAFNAENDLLHEAIGRQFKFG, from the coding sequence ATGCTCTCCCGCACCGCCTCCTCGCTCTACTGGCTTGGCCGCTATATCGAGCGCGCCGATTTCATCGCGCGGCTTGTCGAGGCGACCGTTCGGCTCGATGTCCTCTCGCCGCGCCCGGCCGGAGAGGCTGCCTGGGCCAGCGCCCTCGCCGTCACTGAAACCGACGCCGCCTTCGCCGCGACCGGCGAGACAATGACCCAGCAGCATGTCGTGCGCTTCCTGACGCTCGATGGGAGCCACCCCGGGTCGATCGTCCGCTGCCTCGACATGGCGCGCAACAATGCGCGCGCGGTGCGTACCGCGCTGACCCGCGAGGCCTGGACGGCGATCAACCGCGTCTGGCTGATCTTCCACAGCCGATCGAGCCCCGGCGGCGTTACCGCGACGCTCGGACTGGTCGATGCGGTGAAGACGGAAGCGCGCGGGTTCGAGGGGGCGATCCACCGCATGCTGCGCAACCAGACCACCTGGTTCATCCGCCTCGGCCAGGCGGTCGAGCGCGCCGACAATACCGCCCGCCTGCTCGACGTGAAATACCACCTGCTGCTGCCGGAGGGCGAGCAGGTCGGCGGCGTGGTCGATCGCGACCAGTGGACAACGATCCTGCAGACCGTCTCCGCGGTCACCGCCTATCGCTGGCTTTATTCGGAAGGGCTGCGGCCGTCGAACGTGATCGACCTGCTGATCTCCCGCGCCGAATTGCCGCGCAGCCTCGCTGCCTCGGCCGAGGAGACGCTCGAAATCCTCAACCTGCTCGCCAAGCGTACCGGCCTTCACGGCGAGGCTGACCGCATGGCGCGGATGCGCCAGCAACGACTGGGCAAGACCCGTTCTGGCGAAGTGATCGCCAACGGGCTGCACCAGTATCTCCAGGCCTTCAACGCCGAGAATGATCTCCTCCATGAGGCGATCGGCCGGCAGTTCAAGTTCGGCTGA